A stretch of the Bacillota bacterium genome encodes the following:
- a CDS encoding L-lactate permease produces the protein MSLPVGLLAVIALVPILVALVLMTVMMWPGKKAMPIAWLVTVILAAIFWRMPAQWLAAASINGALGAVNILIIVFGAILVMNTLQNSGAMKTISAGFYGISPDRRVQAVIVGWLFGALIEGAAGFGTPAALAGPLMVGLGFPPMAAAMVALIFNCTPVSFGAVGTPILAGVSSALRGIVEADLPVGLAFSQFLHDVGVYTALVHGICGTFLPVLGIGMMTKFFGEKKSFREGLEILPFAIFAGLAFTVPYFLIAMFISPELPSLAGAAIGLVIVLYASSKGFLVPKQAWDFPARSKWESNWVGTLEPESKREKGTMSMFLAWLPYLMIVGLLVITRIPAIGLKQLLTSPKVTISWVNILGTNIKYSLQPLYVPGIIPFTLVGLVTFVIHSMKPDAISRTLRKTFTQMVPATVTLVFTVAMVEIFKASGTPAKIDSMLIVMSKAAADLVGRAWPLFAPFVGILGAFIAGSNTVSNILFTGFQYGVAKELAISRYIIIALQVLGGAAGNMICVHNVVAACTTVGTTAIEGVIIRRNLVPCFVYGAAAGIIGLLAAYLIAPGLW, from the coding sequence GTGTCTTTGCCAGTCGGTCTTCTGGCCGTGATCGCGCTGGTCCCAATCCTGGTAGCTTTGGTGCTCATGACCGTCATGATGTGGCCTGGAAAGAAAGCCATGCCCATCGCCTGGCTGGTAACGGTAATCTTGGCTGCAATTTTCTGGAGGATGCCTGCCCAGTGGCTTGCTGCCGCCTCCATAAACGGTGCGCTCGGCGCCGTGAACATCCTCATAATCGTATTTGGCGCCATTCTCGTCATGAACACTCTCCAAAACAGCGGCGCGATGAAGACAATTAGCGCGGGTTTCTACGGCATTTCCCCTGACCGTCGCGTTCAGGCGGTAATCGTTGGGTGGTTGTTCGGCGCACTGATCGAGGGCGCAGCCGGGTTTGGAACACCGGCCGCACTCGCAGGGCCTCTCATGGTCGGCTTGGGGTTTCCGCCCATGGCCGCGGCGATGGTCGCCCTGATCTTCAACTGCACCCCCGTATCCTTCGGCGCGGTGGGAACCCCAATTCTCGCAGGTGTCTCTTCGGCCTTACGTGGCATCGTCGAGGCAGACCTGCCAGTGGGACTCGCATTCTCCCAGTTCCTGCACGACGTGGGCGTCTACACGGCCTTGGTGCACGGCATCTGCGGGACCTTCCTGCCGGTCCTGGGGATTGGAATGATGACTAAGTTCTTCGGTGAGAAGAAGAGCTTCCGGGAGGGCCTCGAGATCCTCCCGTTCGCGATCTTTGCCGGCCTCGCGTTCACCGTCCCATACTTCCTGATCGCCATGTTCATAAGCCCCGAACTCCCATCCCTGGCCGGGGCGGCGATCGGTCTAGTCATTGTGCTCTATGCCAGCTCCAAAGGGTTCCTTGTGCCCAAGCAGGCATGGGACTTCCCCGCCCGAAGCAAGTGGGAGTCCAACTGGGTAGGCACGCTCGAACCTGAGTCGAAGAGGGAGAAAGGCACCATGTCCATGTTCCTGGCGTGGCTGCCCTACCTCATGATCGTGGGCCTTCTGGTCATAACCAGAATCCCTGCGATCGGGCTCAAGCAGCTACTTACGTCTCCCAAGGTCACGATCAGCTGGGTCAATATTCTGGGCACCAACATCAAGTACTCCCTGCAGCCCCTGTATGTGCCGGGGATTATCCCATTCACCCTGGTCGGCCTGGTGACTTTCGTGATCCACAGCATGAAACCGGATGCTATCTCGAGGACTCTGCGCAAGACTTTCACTCAGATGGTCCCGGCCACTGTCACGCTCGTGTTCACAGTGGCTATGGTGGAGATCTTCAAAGCCTCGGGGACCCCCGCCAAGATCGACAGCATGCTGATTGTGATGTCTAAGGCCGCGGCCGATCTGGTTGGCAGGGCATGGCCCCTGTTCGCGCCTTTCGTGGGGATCCTCGGTGCGTTCATCGCGGGGTCCAACACTGTGTCGAACATTCTCTTCACCGGGTTCCAGTATGGTGTCGCCAAAGAGCTGGCGATATCCCGGTACATCATCATCGCCCTTCAGGTCCTCGGCGGCGCTGCGGGCAACATGATCTGCGTGCATAACGTGGTCGCAGCCTGCACAACGGTGGGCACCACGGCCATTGAGGGCGTGATTATCAGGAGAAACCTCGTGCCGTGTTTCGTCTACGGTGCGGCGGCGGGGATCATCGGGCTGCTCGCAGCCTACTTGATCGCTCCTGGCCTCTGGTGA
- a CDS encoding (Fe-S)-binding protein, whose protein sequence is MSRDELLDRLMPCMKCGLCRASCPIFTEVGVETSVARGKVRLIKGLLRGEFSPDDDIASRIYLCLLCKQCTTTCPSGVEVDDIIAGGREYLVSQGYAPEPMRILSAALTEARNITGEPRANRTLWMDDLETRPRQVEPGHTAGVDIIYYTGCVAALFPTVWAIPQSLVQLFRRAGLNFAVLGGEEWCCGYPMMGGGITAELKDFVSHNVGAIEETGARTLVTGCPSCYHAWKYDYPRIVGRDLPFEVVHSSQLLEGLIQQRALALGPVDSTVTYHDPCDLGRKSGVFDAPRNIIRSIPELQFLEMAKSRDNAICCGGGGNLEMLFPDTTEAVASRKISQIREVGASTVVSSCQQCKRTIAAAVRREKARVRVLDIAELLLKSVQAAE, encoded by the coding sequence ATGAGTCGTGACGAGTTGCTGGATAGACTGATGCCCTGCATGAAGTGCGGGCTGTGCCGGGCCTCCTGCCCTATCTTCACCGAGGTCGGGGTCGAGACGTCCGTCGCCCGTGGGAAAGTCCGGTTGATCAAAGGCCTTTTGAGGGGCGAGTTCTCCCCGGACGATGACATCGCGTCCCGCATATACCTTTGCCTCCTGTGCAAGCAGTGCACGACTACTTGCCCGAGCGGAGTTGAAGTCGACGATATCATCGCGGGGGGCCGCGAGTATCTGGTATCCCAGGGGTACGCGCCTGAGCCAATGCGCATCCTCTCTGCCGCCCTGACTGAAGCGAGGAACATCACCGGCGAGCCCCGGGCCAACCGGACTCTGTGGATGGATGACCTTGAAACCAGACCCAGGCAGGTGGAACCCGGCCACACGGCCGGGGTCGACATCATCTACTACACCGGCTGCGTCGCCGCTCTGTTCCCAACCGTCTGGGCAATACCACAGTCACTTGTCCAGCTCTTCCGGCGCGCCGGGCTCAACTTCGCGGTCCTTGGGGGGGAAGAGTGGTGTTGCGGGTACCCGATGATGGGCGGGGGCATCACCGCTGAGCTCAAGGATTTCGTCAGCCATAACGTCGGGGCGATCGAGGAGACAGGGGCACGCACTCTCGTAACTGGATGTCCGTCCTGCTATCATGCGTGGAAATACGACTATCCCAGGATCGTCGGGCGAGACCTCCCATTCGAGGTAGTTCACTCGTCCCAGCTCCTTGAAGGCCTTATCCAGCAGAGGGCGCTGGCCCTTGGCCCGGTTGATTCCACAGTCACTTATCACGACCCCTGCGATCTTGGGAGGAAGAGCGGCGTGTTCGACGCTCCCAGGAACATCATCAGAAGCATCCCGGAGCTACAATTCCTGGAGATGGCGAAGAGCCGGGACAACGCCATATGCTGCGGCGGAGGCGGAAATCTGGAGATGCTCTTCCCCGATACCACCGAAGCCGTGGCGAGCCGAAAAATATCTCAGATCCGGGAGGTCGGCGCATCCACCGTGGTATCATCCTGCCAGCAGTGTAAGAGAACGATCGCGGCAGCAGTCCGGCGCGAAAAGGCCCGGGTGCGCGTGCTCGATATCGCTGAACTCCTCCTGAAGTCGGTGCAGGCCGCTGAGTAA
- a CDS encoding alpha-hydroxy-acid oxidizing protein, with protein sequence MTLDEVRARARERLKGICNVCPVCDGRACAGRVPGVGGVETGSSFIDNVRALAAVKVNMRVLHDRFRPDTRASLFGRDLSMPVLGAAVAGAALNYGSVLTEADLAGSMVEGCVREGTVSMTGDGPDMAVLKIGLEAIKAAGGQGIPIIKPLPNKTIIEKIRVAEDHGVMAVGIDVDAAGFLNMVLAGAPVGPKPLDDLLEITASTKLPVILKGIMTPSDAEIAVRAGAAAIVVSNHGGRALDHTPGVAWVLPEIVRVVGGKIAVLADGGVRRGIDVLKYLALGADAVLVGRPLALGAVGARAEGVALTLQAIRSELVRAMILTGSGNVGEITGRVLAQRRLTQQ encoded by the coding sequence TTGACACTCGATGAAGTTCGGGCAAGGGCCCGAGAGAGACTCAAGGGAATATGCAACGTCTGCCCGGTGTGTGACGGACGGGCATGTGCAGGGAGAGTGCCTGGTGTCGGGGGGGTGGAGACTGGTTCCTCATTCATTGACAACGTACGTGCCCTCGCCGCGGTCAAGGTCAACATGAGGGTATTACATGACCGGTTCAGACCCGACACCCGGGCGAGTCTGTTCGGACGGGACCTCTCTATGCCTGTGCTAGGTGCTGCGGTTGCGGGTGCCGCCCTGAACTACGGATCGGTCTTGACAGAGGCAGACCTCGCCGGGTCTATGGTGGAAGGGTGTGTCCGCGAGGGGACGGTTTCGATGACCGGCGACGGCCCGGACATGGCGGTCCTCAAAATCGGCCTTGAGGCCATAAAGGCTGCGGGTGGCCAGGGTATCCCCATCATCAAACCCTTGCCAAACAAGACGATCATCGAGAAAATCCGAGTAGCCGAGGACCACGGGGTTATGGCAGTTGGGATCGATGTTGATGCTGCGGGGTTTCTCAACATGGTGCTCGCAGGGGCGCCGGTAGGGCCGAAGCCTCTCGATGATCTTCTCGAGATCACGGCCAGCACCAAGCTTCCAGTGATACTCAAAGGTATCATGACCCCGAGCGATGCCGAGATAGCGGTCAGGGCCGGCGCGGCTGCGATCGTCGTATCCAACCACGGGGGCAGAGCACTGGACCATACACCAGGAGTTGCATGGGTGCTCCCAGAGATCGTCCGGGTGGTCGGCGGCAAGATTGCGGTACTGGCCGATGGGGGGGTCCGGCGCGGCATAGACGTGCTCAAGTACTTGGCGCTTGGCGCAGATGCCGTCCTCGTGGGCAGGCCCCTTGCCCTCGGGGCGGTAGGGGCGCGGGCTGAAGGCGTCGCCTTGACCCTTCAGGCCATCCGTTCCGAGCTGGTCCGGGCGATGATCCTGACCGGTTCGGGGAACGTGGGGGAGATCACAGGAAGGGTGCTGGCACAAAGGAGGCTGACCCAGCAATGA
- a CDS encoding FAD-binding protein: MCALPADVLLDRVTSIVPREHVLAKFADRLCYSYDSTNIEHMPDVVVRPGSAGEISEVLKLANATGTPVFPRGAGTGLSGGSVPITGGIVMDLTRMNRILDIDTANLLAVVEPGVVTLDLFNKAASLGLLYPPDPGSNTVSTIGGNVAENAGGLRGLKYGVTKDYIMALEIVSPEGGIWRSGSKTVKCVTGYDLTKLMVGSEGTLGVFTSITCKLVPMPEHSVAMLAVFDDIDLAAATVAAIIRAGILPSTLEFLDRVTCNVIEDFKPCGLPRDAEAVLLLEADGVLEAATKQAKKMTDIASLEGAREVIVAKNEEEKARVWSGRRAALGALARVRPTTILEDATVPRSEIPAMVRAVREIASKYNLMIGTFGHAGDGNLHPTILTDERDREEMHRVEAAIDELFKTALALGGTLSGEHGIGLAKAPFLHMEMGEVGLATMRRIKQALDPKNILNPGKMALELGGDPR; the protein is encoded by the coding sequence ATGTGTGCACTCCCCGCAGACGTTCTGCTCGACCGCGTCACATCCATCGTGCCGCGTGAACATGTGCTGGCCAAGTTCGCTGACAGGCTCTGCTACTCTTACGATTCCACCAATATCGAACACATGCCGGATGTTGTGGTCCGGCCCGGTTCAGCCGGGGAGATCTCAGAGGTGCTCAAGCTCGCCAACGCCACGGGGACCCCTGTGTTCCCCAGAGGGGCCGGTACCGGGCTCTCGGGGGGATCCGTCCCTATCACCGGTGGGATCGTGATGGATCTGACCAGGATGAACAGGATCCTCGACATCGATACCGCAAACCTGCTCGCAGTGGTGGAGCCGGGCGTCGTGACTCTGGACCTTTTCAACAAAGCGGCCTCCCTGGGGCTTCTCTACCCTCCCGATCCCGGATCCAACACTGTCTCCACGATAGGCGGGAACGTGGCGGAAAACGCCGGGGGATTGCGCGGCCTCAAGTACGGAGTCACCAAGGACTACATCATGGCCTTGGAGATCGTCTCTCCCGAGGGCGGGATCTGGCGGTCAGGGTCCAAGACTGTCAAGTGCGTAACCGGGTACGACCTCACGAAGCTCATGGTCGGGTCCGAGGGGACACTCGGAGTGTTCACCAGCATTACGTGCAAGCTCGTGCCCATGCCTGAACACAGTGTGGCCATGCTCGCCGTGTTCGACGACATCGACCTGGCCGCGGCCACGGTCGCCGCCATCATAAGGGCTGGTATCCTTCCATCTACTCTGGAGTTCCTGGACCGCGTAACGTGCAACGTCATCGAGGACTTCAAACCCTGCGGTCTTCCGCGCGATGCCGAGGCTGTGCTCCTGTTAGAGGCAGATGGCGTGCTCGAAGCCGCAACCAAGCAGGCAAAGAAGATGACCGACATCGCCAGCCTTGAAGGCGCCCGCGAAGTCATCGTCGCCAAGAACGAAGAAGAGAAGGCAAGGGTCTGGTCAGGCAGGCGTGCGGCCCTCGGAGCGCTCGCCCGGGTGAGGCCGACCACGATCCTGGAGGACGCGACTGTGCCCAGGAGCGAGATCCCGGCGATGGTGAGGGCGGTCCGTGAAATCGCATCGAAGTACAACCTCATGATAGGCACGTTCGGCCACGCAGGTGACGGGAACCTCCACCCCACCATACTGACGGATGAGCGTGACCGGGAGGAGATGCACAGAGTGGAGGCAGCCATTGATGAGCTGTTCAAGACGGCCCTGGCCCTGGGAGGCACGCTCTCGGGTGAGCACGGGATCGGGCTTGCCAAGGCGCCCTTCCTCCACATGGAAATGGGTGAGGTTGGCCTCGCCACTATGCGAAGGATCAAGCAGGCCTTGGACCCGAAGAACATACTCAACCCCGGAAAAATGGCGCTCGAACTCGGAGGTGACCCGAGGTGA
- a CDS encoding C69 family dipeptidase, translating to MRSRKISLALALVAVAMLVFGSVAHACTIVAVGKDATTDGSTMITHNDDSSVADYRLWIIPEQDWPEGSTRDIVVDGHNYTGGTVVGTMPQVPHTYRYFHSRYSFMNEKGVAMGESTFSYDRNTPREQEIYNTMVKNSPGVIDCWLAQDIALERASTAREAVRIMGDLVEQYGWLGPGETMDITDGEEVWVAEFYGHGVWAAVRIPDDHFFVAANRARIGEIDLNDKENVMASPDIVSFAVEKGWYDPNSGKPFVVYENYAPCESLYASRREWRAFDLVAPSLGLSPHDYRFPLSVKPERKLSVQDIWDIKADYYAGTEYDLSKGPAAGPWGSPLRYPNSDPRGGAYERSINMHRTCYLHIGQVKSWLPDPIKGISWYGYGAPDTTYLTPLWPAMKELPKFYQVGTRYEEFRRDSGWWVNTYVQEIAHMRYQAAVKDIHAFRNPRMEMLYQVTPKVQEIAAELYKTDPEAALSLIHEFAYTNAVAWHEDWKLLGDRLLGKYAFGSINMKATPFPQWWNDLIEFKPLER from the coding sequence ATGAGATCACGCAAGATCTCCTTGGCCCTTGCGCTCGTGGCAGTCGCGATGCTGGTATTCGGGTCTGTGGCCCATGCCTGCACCATCGTGGCAGTAGGAAAAGATGCCACAACCGACGGGTCCACGATGATCACACACAACGATGACTCCAGTGTCGCTGACTACCGACTCTGGATCATCCCCGAGCAGGATTGGCCGGAGGGATCCACCAGGGACATTGTCGTGGATGGGCACAACTACACTGGCGGCACCGTCGTCGGAACCATGCCCCAGGTGCCTCATACTTACCGGTACTTCCATTCCCGCTACTCGTTCATGAACGAGAAAGGCGTGGCCATGGGCGAGTCCACTTTCAGCTACGACCGGAACACCCCCCGCGAGCAAGAGATCTACAACACCATGGTCAAGAACAGCCCTGGCGTGATTGACTGCTGGCTCGCTCAGGACATCGCCCTCGAGCGGGCGTCGACCGCCCGCGAGGCGGTACGGATCATGGGCGACCTGGTGGAGCAGTACGGCTGGCTCGGTCCTGGTGAGACCATGGACATCACCGATGGTGAAGAAGTCTGGGTGGCGGAGTTCTACGGCCACGGCGTCTGGGCGGCCGTCAGGATCCCTGACGACCACTTCTTCGTGGCCGCGAACCGCGCCCGCATAGGCGAAATCGATCTCAACGACAAAGAGAACGTAATGGCTTCCCCGGACATCGTGTCCTTCGCGGTAGAGAAGGGCTGGTACGACCCGAACTCCGGCAAGCCTTTCGTCGTCTACGAGAACTACGCGCCCTGCGAGTCTCTGTACGCGAGCCGCCGCGAGTGGCGCGCGTTCGACCTCGTGGCTCCGTCCCTCGGGCTCAGCCCGCATGACTACAGGTTCCCGCTTTCGGTCAAGCCTGAGCGGAAGCTGTCCGTCCAGGACATCTGGGACATCAAGGCCGACTACTATGCGGGCACCGAGTACGACCTTTCCAAAGGCCCCGCAGCCGGACCTTGGGGATCCCCGCTCCGATACCCGAACTCTGACCCCCGCGGCGGCGCCTACGAGCGGAGCATCAACATGCACCGCACTTGCTACCTCCACATCGGCCAGGTGAAGAGCTGGCTTCCTGACCCGATCAAAGGGATAAGCTGGTACGGTTACGGCGCCCCTGACACCACCTACCTGACGCCGCTCTGGCCTGCCATGAAGGAACTCCCGAAGTTCTATCAGGTCGGCACGAGGTACGAGGAGTTCAGGAGAGACTCCGGATGGTGGGTCAACACCTACGTGCAGGAGATCGCGCACATGAGGTACCAGGCTGCGGTCAAGGACATCCACGCCTTCCGCAACCCCAGGATGGAGATGCTCTATCAGGTGACTCCGAAGGTCCAGGAGATCGCGGCAGAACTCTACAAGACCGATCCCGAGGCCGCGCTCAGCCTGATCCACGAGTTCGCATACACCAACGCCGTCGCCTGGCATGAGGACTGGAAGCTCCTCGGCGACAGGCTGCTCGGCAAGTACGCCTTCGGGTCCATAAACATGAAGGCCACGCCGTTCCCGCAGTGGTGGAACGACCTCATCGAGTTCAAACCGCTTGAAAGGTAA
- a CDS encoding PilT/PilU family type 4a pilus ATPase, whose protein sequence is MPRTIDELLTRTVHLGGSDLHIAAGFVPCARVGRILKPIDSSPVSPDEARSLVESMMDPERFREFCQRLEAEFAHTVPGIGRFRVNCFFQRGSAGCVCRYIPEHVPGFEELGLPAQTLKQICALPRGLVLVTGPTGCGKSTTLASMIAYINDNYTYHVMAIEDPVEYVHTNRKSIVNQREVGIDTLNFTSALRHVLRQNPDVILIGELRDLETISIAVTAAETGHLVFGTLHTYDAPSSVDRIVDVFPEHQQRQIRVQLASSLQAIISQQLIPRVGGDGVVPAVEILLATPAVRNLIRENKAFQLYSVIQSNMRIGMRTMNQALAELCRLGQVSVDEALTRCTDPEEFKSLVACI, encoded by the coding sequence GTGCCTCGAACAATCGATGAACTACTGACCCGCACCGTGCATCTAGGTGGCTCCGACCTCCACATCGCAGCAGGTTTCGTCCCGTGCGCACGAGTGGGCAGAATACTCAAACCCATAGATTCAAGCCCGGTATCGCCCGATGAGGCACGCTCGCTGGTTGAATCGATGATGGATCCAGAGCGGTTCAGGGAGTTCTGCCAGAGGCTCGAGGCAGAGTTCGCCCACACGGTTCCCGGCATAGGACGGTTCAGAGTGAATTGCTTCTTCCAGCGCGGGTCAGCGGGGTGCGTGTGCAGGTACATCCCCGAGCATGTTCCCGGATTTGAGGAACTCGGGCTGCCGGCACAAACCCTCAAGCAGATCTGTGCACTCCCCCGGGGTTTGGTCCTGGTCACCGGACCCACTGGGTGCGGGAAATCCACTACGCTCGCATCGATGATAGCCTACATAAACGACAATTACACCTATCATGTGATGGCCATAGAAGACCCTGTCGAATACGTCCACACCAATAGAAAATCCATCGTCAACCAGCGAGAAGTGGGCATCGACACCTTGAACTTCACTTCCGCGCTCCGTCACGTCCTTCGACAGAACCCGGACGTGATTCTAATAGGTGAGCTGCGTGATCTTGAAACCATATCAATCGCGGTCACCGCGGCTGAGACCGGACACCTCGTGTTCGGTACACTCCACACATATGACGCCCCGTCATCGGTCGACAGGATAGTGGATGTGTTTCCAGAACATCAGCAGCGGCAGATCAGAGTGCAGCTGGCTTCGTCGTTACAGGCGATCATCTCACAGCAACTCATCCCCCGTGTTGGCGGGGACGGTGTCGTACCCGCAGTCGAGATCCTTCTCGCCACCCCCGCAGTCAGAAACCTCATTCGGGAGAACAAGGCCTTCCAGCTTTACTCCGTCATTCAGTCCAACATGAGGATCGGCATGCGCACCATGAACCAGGCCCTGGCAGAGCTGTGCCGCCTGGGCCAGGTATCCGTGGACGAGGCCCTCACCAGATGCACCGATCCCGAGGAGTTCAAGTCTCTGGTGGCTTGCATTTGA